Proteins from one Gammaproteobacteria bacterium genomic window:
- a CDS encoding efflux RND transporter periplasmic adaptor subunit produces MTNRFMAWNRQPQRGMRVRRLPATLILTAVLAACGAETPDEPAPEAPPRPVRVVAVEAGPAQPTISGSGMIASRDELALSFKLGGVVERVTVREGDAVKRGQLLATLEATEIDAGVTQAREQADKARRDLERGEGLYEDDVIAREQLDDLRTAASVAAAQLRAAQYNRGYARIEAPLDGRVLRRQVEPHELVTAGQPVMSLSAAAQGFVLRLGVPDRDIVRLAVGDTASIRLDALGEQILSGRVVQLARQADPRSGTFEVEIAIENAPDSLANGLIGRAEIVAGDPGDTLDYVPLSALVEGDRRRVTLFVMSEGGTRASKVERPVAFVEGERAALAQALEPGTRVVTEGAAYLHDGERVRIVE; encoded by the coding sequence ATGACGAACAGATTCATGGCCTGGAACCGCCAGCCTCAGCGTGGCATGCGCGTTCGCCGCTTGCCGGCCACGCTGATTTTGACCGCCGTATTGGCAGCCTGCGGAGCCGAGACGCCGGATGAGCCGGCACCGGAAGCGCCGCCGCGGCCGGTGCGCGTGGTGGCGGTCGAGGCCGGGCCGGCACAGCCCACGATCAGCGGCAGCGGCATGATCGCCTCGCGTGACGAACTGGCGCTGTCGTTCAAGCTCGGTGGCGTGGTCGAACGCGTCACGGTTCGCGAGGGCGATGCGGTCAAGCGCGGCCAGTTGCTGGCGACGCTGGAAGCCACCGAAATCGATGCCGGCGTGACCCAGGCCCGCGAGCAGGCCGACAAGGCGCGCCGCGACCTGGAGCGCGGTGAAGGACTCTACGAAGACGACGTGATCGCGCGCGAACAGCTGGATGATCTGCGCACCGCCGCCTCGGTGGCCGCCGCGCAGTTACGCGCCGCGCAATACAACCGCGGCTACGCACGAATCGAGGCGCCGCTGGACGGCCGTGTGCTGCGCCGACAGGTCGAGCCGCACGAACTGGTGACTGCGGGCCAGCCGGTGATGAGCCTGTCCGCCGCCGCGCAAGGCTTCGTGCTGCGTCTGGGTGTGCCCGATCGGGACATCGTGCGTCTGGCCGTGGGTGACACCGCGAGCATTCGCCTGGATGCGCTCGGTGAGCAAATTCTGAGTGGCAGGGTCGTGCAACTGGCACGCCAGGCAGACCCGCGCAGCGGGACCTTCGAAGTCGAAATCGCGATCGAAAACGCCCCGGACTCGCTCGCCAACGGTTTGATCGGTCGTGCCGAGATCGTGGCCGGCGATCCGGGCGATACGCTCGACTACGTACCGCTGTCGGCACTGGTGGAAGGTGACCGGCGGCGGGTCACCCTGTTCGTGATGTCTGAGGGCGGCACCCGTGCAAGCAAAGTGGAGCGGCCGGTGGCCTTCGTGGAGGGCGAGCGGGCCGCCCTCGCGCAGGCCCTGGAACCGGGCACGCGCGTGGTGACCGAAGGCGCGGCCTATCTGCACGATGGCGAACGCGTGCGCATCGTGGAGTGA
- a CDS encoding TolC family protein has translation MCLKRERMSTSVVWAGLVAALSLLSPASASASVESYVREALNANPGLQAELEDAVASAGALEEARAQRLPQLSFNARYTRAEGGRSIDFPAGDLLNPVYATLNSLTAGTPGATNFPAIENQSVPLLRRREQDTRLSLSTPLFAPAIVALVDVRAAELRADQAQTEAAARQLVRALKGAYFGALQARAQVGILEASLGTLAENVRVSRALLDAGKVTRDEGLRAEAERLAAVQDLDAARTVLGDALRQLNWLRGAELDAELRLDDPLTLPLPPPAAPDGTRDPTLRQLEASVEAARAGERLARADWLPTLSLGADAGYEGEEYEFDDEHDFATVSLVASWTLFDSGARRAARDRARAQATALRHRQTDLDRQLELARRSADENLATALRGVETAGARLSAAEEAFRIAERKRGAGSLNQVDFIDAERTRTQARLGRVLAHCAALDRAAEREYAYSSYPLPDRWLADAAPSGGTR, from the coding sequence ATGTGTCTAAAGCGTGAACGCATGTCCACATCGGTGGTCTGGGCGGGTTTGGTGGCGGCTCTGTCGCTATTGTCGCCGGCTTCGGCTTCGGCTTCGGTCGAGAGCTATGTGCGTGAGGCCCTGAACGCCAACCCGGGCTTGCAGGCAGAACTCGAAGACGCCGTCGCCAGCGCAGGCGCGCTCGAAGAAGCGCGCGCCCAGCGTCTGCCGCAGCTGAGCTTCAATGCCCGCTACACGCGGGCAGAAGGCGGCCGCAGCATCGATTTTCCGGCCGGCGATCTTCTTAATCCGGTGTATGCCACGCTCAACAGCCTGACCGCGGGCACGCCTGGCGCAACGAACTTTCCGGCGATCGAAAACCAGAGTGTGCCGCTGTTGCGCCGTCGGGAGCAGGACACACGCCTGTCCTTGAGCACACCGCTGTTCGCGCCGGCCATCGTGGCACTGGTGGACGTGCGTGCGGCGGAACTGCGCGCCGATCAGGCGCAGACCGAGGCCGCAGCGCGCCAGTTGGTGAGGGCGCTCAAGGGCGCGTACTTCGGTGCGCTTCAGGCACGCGCACAGGTCGGTATTCTCGAGGCGAGCCTGGGCACTCTGGCCGAGAACGTGCGCGTCTCGCGCGCCTTGCTGGACGCCGGCAAGGTGACGCGTGACGAAGGCCTGCGCGCCGAGGCCGAGCGCCTTGCGGCCGTACAGGATCTGGACGCCGCGCGCACCGTACTCGGTGATGCGCTCAGGCAGCTCAACTGGTTGCGCGGTGCCGAACTGGATGCTGAACTGCGGCTGGACGATCCTCTGACTCTGCCCCTGCCGCCACCGGCGGCGCCGGACGGCACCCGCGATCCGACTCTGCGCCAGCTTGAAGCCTCGGTCGAGGCGGCTCGGGCTGGCGAGCGTCTCGCGCGGGCGGACTGGTTGCCGACGTTGTCGCTCGGCGCCGATGCGGGCTACGAGGGCGAGGAATACGAGTTCGACGACGAGCATGATTTCGCGACGGTTTCCCTGGTCGCCAGCTGGACCCTGTTCGACAGCGGCGCCCGCCGCGCCGCCCGTGACCGCGCCCGCGCGCAGGCCACGGCGCTGCGGCATCGGCAGACCGACCTCGACCGCCAGCTTGAACTCGCACGGCGCAGTGCGGACGAGAACCTGGCGACGGCGCTGCGCGGTGTCGAAACCGCGGGCGCCCGGTTGAGCGCGGCCGAGGAGGCTTTCCGCATCGCCGAGCGCAAGCGCGGCGCCGGCAGCCTCAATCAAGTGGATTTCATAGACGCCGAACGCACCCGGACGCAGGCGCGGCTGGGACGCGTGCTGGCCCATTGCGCCGCACTCGATCGCGCGGCCGAGCGCGAGTACGCGTACTCGAGCTACCCATTGCCCGATCGCTGGCTGGCGGACGCAGCGCCTTCAGGGGGAACACGATGA